The following are encoded in a window of Mycobacteroides chelonae CCUG 47445 genomic DNA:
- a CDS encoding AAA family ATPase, with product MSDENNDETVTPPPEDNGGQVISFKERMRGFRGSDTEPPPAPRRATPVEFIGDDRYGRAAMEKELAILAATPEGARNQQLNTSSFSLAGLVRAGRIDEQTAINNLVSTARSIGLAESEIMPTIRSAFRGSDAKVGARQVPEREEIPAAFTIDPNDPLSVPADSADASDVAAAEISDDEAERLLAHHRRVQQSAYDLRVSDEGRALYAAQQAHELGQTAPDPVSLTDFLSIPDEDAVYRIGELLPVGGRALLAAQYKAGKTTMMANLLRSLADGVSFLGKFPTTQVERVTVIDTELDERMFRRWLRAQGIQNTERVQVLPMKGHLATFNIIDPSTRASWAAKLHGSDFIILDCLRPCLDALGLSEDKDAGKYLVAWDAFVAETGADESIVVHHMGHSAERSRGDSRLLDWPDVLWKIVREQAEEGEDPAADGGKRFFSAHGRDVAVAEGLLEYIPETGGLLLHEGGRAATKARDGLPLVVQILSDPEFIGGLGMRALTAKLGESGVGFHAARKIIKTAIEESVILVGEGARNAKVMTLNPSAARWS from the coding sequence ATGAGTGACGAAAACAATGACGAGACGGTAACGCCACCGCCCGAAGACAATGGCGGTCAGGTCATCTCATTCAAAGAGCGCATGCGCGGATTCCGCGGAAGCGACACCGAGCCACCACCGGCACCACGGCGCGCGACGCCTGTCGAATTCATCGGTGACGATCGCTACGGTCGCGCCGCGATGGAAAAGGAGCTGGCGATCCTGGCCGCGACGCCAGAGGGTGCGCGCAACCAACAGCTCAACACCTCCTCATTCAGCCTCGCTGGCCTGGTGCGCGCCGGAAGGATCGACGAACAGACGGCCATCAACAACCTGGTGAGCACGGCGCGGTCGATCGGCCTGGCCGAAAGCGAGATCATGCCGACGATCCGGTCGGCTTTCCGCGGTAGTGACGCCAAGGTCGGTGCGCGGCAGGTGCCCGAACGCGAGGAGATACCAGCGGCGTTCACCATCGACCCGAATGACCCGCTGAGTGTCCCGGCTGATTCTGCTGATGCGTCGGATGTCGCGGCGGCCGAGATCAGCGACGACGAGGCAGAGCGACTACTGGCGCACCATAGGCGCGTCCAGCAGTCCGCATACGACCTCCGCGTGTCAGACGAAGGCCGAGCGCTCTACGCGGCCCAGCAGGCGCATGAGCTAGGTCAAACTGCGCCAGATCCGGTGTCGCTGACCGACTTCTTGAGCATTCCCGATGAGGACGCCGTCTATCGCATCGGTGAGCTGCTCCCGGTTGGTGGCCGCGCGCTACTGGCGGCCCAGTACAAGGCCGGCAAGACGACGATGATGGCCAACCTGCTGCGCTCGTTGGCCGATGGTGTGTCGTTCCTCGGGAAGTTCCCGACGACTCAGGTTGAGCGGGTCACTGTGATCGATACCGAGCTAGATGAGCGCATGTTTCGCAGATGGCTACGCGCGCAGGGTATTCAGAACACCGAACGTGTGCAGGTGCTTCCGATGAAAGGCCACCTCGCGACGTTCAACATCATCGACCCGAGCACCCGTGCATCCTGGGCGGCCAAGCTACATGGGTCGGACTTCATCATCCTGGACTGCCTACGGCCCTGTCTGGATGCCCTCGGGCTCTCGGAGGACAAGGACGCCGGTAAGTACCTGGTCGCCTGGGATGCGTTCGTGGCCGAGACCGGAGCCGACGAGTCGATCGTGGTGCACCACATGGGGCACAGCGCCGAGCGCAGCCGCGGCGATTCCCGGCTGCTCGATTGGCCGGACGTGCTCTGGAAGATCGTGCGGGAGCAGGCCGAGGAAGGGGAGGACCCGGCAGCCGATGGGGGTAAGCGATTCTTCTCGGCGCACGGGCGAGACGTGGCGGTCGCCGAAGGTTTGCTGGAGTACATCCCGGAGACTGGCGGGCTGCTGCTACATGAGGGTGGCCGAGCGGCAACGAAAGCGCGCGACGGGCTGCCGCTGGTGGTGCAGATTCTCTCTGATCCCGAGTTCATCGGCGGCCTTGGCATGCGAGCGCTGACCGCCAAACTGGGCGAGAGCGGTGTCGGTTTCCATGCCGCGCGCAAGATCATCAAGACCGCGATCGAGGAGTCCGTCATTCTCGTCGGTGAGGGTGCCCGTAACGCCAAGGTCATGACATTGAACCCATCTGCGGCGAGGTGGTCATGA